Part of the Geobacter pickeringii genome, ACCGCTTCGCGACGCTCCCGCGCCTGTCCGGGCCGGCGGCGGAGCTTTCCTTCCGGGTGGGGAGGGGGGATCTGGACATGAACCGCCACCTGAATAACGTGGTCTACGCCGCCTGGGCCCTGGAGACGGTGCCGGCGGAGGTGGCAGAGGGGGTCCGCCTCGCCGACCTGGAGATCGCCTACCGGGCCGAGGCGCTCTACGGCGAGACGGTGGTTGCCCGCTGCCGGCAGGAGGCCGGCGGGGAGAGCCCCGTCTGCATCCACCAGATCGTGCGGACCGACGACGGGGTGGAGCTTGCCCGGCTGGTGAGCCGCTGGAGGATGGCAGCCCGGTAGGGGGCGGTGCCGCGGGGGGGAAGATCGGAGAGGGGAGGGCTGGCGACGGCTTTCCCCTTTTTGCGTTGTGCCGGGGGCGGTCAACCGGAAGGATGCCGGCGCGTTTATCCGTTCAAATGCCGCGACGCGGTTTCCTTGCCGCCGATCCGAGGTACACTGAGTAGTAACGGGAAGGAGCCGCGTTCATTCATTCAAGGGGGATCACCATGAACAAGTTCATCATTGCCATCGCCGCTATAGCCCTCTGTGCCATCCCCGCCGTTTCCGGGGCGGCGCCGCCCCGGCCCGGGGCCTATGTCTCCGGCTTCCTCGGGGTGAGCGCCCCCCTGGACACCGACGTGACGAGCATCAACAACACGAGCGGGTCGGTCTTCAACGACCGGGTGGAGTTCGATCCGAGCATCAACGTGGGGGGGACCGGCGGGTACGACTTCGGCCTCATCCGCCTGGAGGGGGAGATTTCCTACAAGCATGCGGAGATCAAGTCGATCACCGACGACACCGGCTTCCGGTTTCGGGGGGTGGACGGGAACCTCGGGGCCCTGGCGGTGATGGGGAACGCCTTCTTCGATCTCCACAACGCGACGCCGGTCACCCCGTACTGGGGGGGAGGGATCGGCTTTGCCGTGCTGCACCTGAGCGATACCTACGGCAACGACGCGGTGGGACGGCTCCTCCTCTATCCCTCGGATGACGCCACCGTCTTTGCCTACCAGGCCGGCGGCGGCCTGGAGATCGCCATCAACCGGCAGTTTTCGCTGGATCTCGGCTACCGCTACTTCGGCACCGCCAAGGCGACCTTCGATTCGGACCCGCTGACGACGACCAAGCTGAAGTACGAGAGCCACAACGGGATGGTGGGGTTCCGGGTGAAGTTCTAGCTCTATGTTGTCACCTTGCGTCGACGCGTGGCGTCGGGAGGGGGCGGAGCTCTCACTCCGAACCGATCCAGCGTCACCAGCAGATCTTCGTGGCACGTGAACAGCGATTCCCGGAGCGTTCCCTCCGCTCATGCCGGTGGTGGTTTTTTGCGGGGATCGCTTCTCCGCGAGAGCTCCGCCCCCTCCGGGAGCCAGTGGTGGAACATCTGACAAAATAGAACTAGGAGGAGCGGATGACCATTGACGAAGCGACGAGGGATTACGAAGCGTGGGTGGCCGGTTTCACGCCGCTGGTGGCTGACGACGTGGCGCTGAAGCATCGGCGCATGGCGGAGGATCCGTTCCAGTTTCTGCGGGCCACCTTTTATCGGTGGGTGCAGCGCTGGCCCGAAGTCTGCCCCGACCTGGCCCGGGCGCTGGCGGTTCTGGCGGTGGCTGATCTCCACGTGGAGAACTTCGGCACTTGGCGCGACGCGGAGGGGCGCCTTGTCTGGGGGGTCAATGACTTCGACGAGGTCTGCCCGCTCTCTTACGCGGCGGATCTGGTGCGGCTTGCGGCGAGCGCCCTCCTGGCGGGGGAGGGGAAGGGGATCGACATCTCCCCCAAGGATGCCTGCCGGGCGATCCTCGACGGCTATGCCGCGGGGATGGCGGGGGGAGAGCCCTACGTCCTTGCCGAGCGCCACCAGTGGCTCCGGGAGACGGCCTTCGGCGAGCTGCGGGACCCGGTCCGGTTCTGGGAGAAGATGGACAATCTCCCGGCATGGCAGGGGACGGTGCCGCCGGAGGCGCGCCGGCTCCTGGAGAAGGCGCTCCCCACAGCCACCGCCGATGTCCGGATCAGCCACCGGGTGGCGGGGCTCGGAAGCCTGGGACGGCACCGCTTCGTTGCGGTCGGCACCTGGTCGGGGGGGAGGGTGGCCCGGGAGGTGAAGGTCCTCGTCCCGTCGGCCTGCGTCTGGGCGGCGGGGGGGGATGGCGCGGCGACCGTGCGCTATGACGAGATCCTGGCGGCGGCGCTCCGCGTTCCCGATCCGTTCGTCGCCCTGCACAGCCGCTGGCTGGTGCGGCGGCTGGCGCCGGACTGCTCCCGCATCGAGCTCGCCTCGCTGTCGCACAAGCGCGACGAAAAGCGGCTGCTGCGGGCCATGGGGTTCGAGACCGCCAACATCCACCTCGGGAGCCCGGCGGCGGTGAAAAAGGTGAGGGAAGATCTGGAGAAACGCCCCGAAGGATGGCTCCACGAAGCAGCGGAGGCGATGGCCGGGGCGGTGACGGCGGACTGGAAAGAGTGGCGCCGTGGCAACGACACGGCAAAGAAGTGAAAAAGCCCGCCATTGCGGGCTTTTTGCATGATGGCTATTCCGGCCGGGAGGCGGAGAAGAGGAGTTTTGCCGCGTCGATGGTGTAGAGGACGAGACCGGCCCAGATGCAGGCGAAACTCACCAGGTGGGCGCGGGTGAATGGCTCGCCGTAGGCGAAGACCGCCAGCAGGAAGTGGAGCGTCGGCACCAGGTACTGCATCAGCCCGACGGTGGCGAGGCGCAGCCGCTTGGTGGCCGCGGCGAACCAGATGAGCGGCGTGGAGGTGAGGACCCCGGCGCAGGCGAGGAGCACCGTGAGGCGCGTCGGGCCGGCGACGAAGGCGCTCGTCCCCTGGTGGGCGAGCCAGAGCAGGTAGGCGAGGGCGACGGGGAAGAGGAGCAGGGTCTCCACCGTGAGGCCGGAGAGGGAGTCCACCGGCGCCTGTTTGCGCAGCAGGCCGTAGAGGCCGAAGGAGAGGGCAAGCGCGAGGGATATCCAGGGGAGCTCGCCATGCTGGACGGTGAGGAAGGCGACCCCGGCGGCGGCCAGGAGAAAGCTCAGTTTCTGCTTCGCCCTGAGCCGCTCCCGCAGGAAGACCACCCCGAGAAGCGCCGACACCAGCGGGTTGATGAAGTAGCCGAGGCTCGACTGGAGCACCTTGCCGGCCCCGACGGCGTAGATGAAGACGAGCCAGTTGACGGCGATGAGGAGCGTGGTGGCGCAGAGGGTGAGCAGCGTCTTCGGCTGGGCGAAGACCGCCCGGACCCCTTCCCACCGGCGGGCGGCGGTCAGCATCAGGGCAAGGGTCATCACCGACCAGACGATGCGGTGGGCGAGCACCTCCAGCGGCGCCACCCCTGCCAGCGCCTTGAAGTAGATCGGGAAAAAACCCCACACCAGGTAGGCGGCGAGGGCGTAGGTCACCCCGAGGCGTGCCTCGCGGGCGGCGGTATCTGCGGCATGGGGCATGGTCGCTTCCTTGGGCGATGGGGCGGCAGTCGGCAGGGCGATCTCGCTCACCGGTCCGCTCCATGATACACGAGCCGGATGCCGGCTTCAATGCCGGCGGGGTCGTGGGCCGGCTCTCTCCGGCGGGCGGGGTGGGCTCCCCGGACGATGGTGACCAGGGCGTCGCGGTACCCCTCGATGACGGCGGCTCCGCCCTGGGTGAAGCCGAACATCTCCCCCGGTTTCAGAAACCGGTCCCGGTCGTCCCCCTCCTGGGTGAGCCAGACGATCCCCTCGCGGCAGCAGAGCACCAGCCCCCGCGGATCCCCTTCGATTCTGACGGTTTCGTTCTTCGGCAGACGGATTTCCATGGCCTTCTCCTTCCCGCACCCCTGAGAACCGGCATGCGAAAATTTCATGGTTGCAGTATGCCGGACGATCTGGAAGAATAACAGTTACATTACATATTTTTTGTTACCGTAACAGTTTGGGTTGGCTGGGAACTGTTGTGGTCGACGAAAGGGGTAACTGTTATGGCGCGAAACGCGGAGGCCGTGACGAAGGGGGGGCGGTCGACCCTCTACGAGCAGGTGGCGGGACGCATTGCCGGCCTCATCGAGCAGGGGGCCTTCACCCCGGGAAGCCGCATCCCGTCGGTGCGGGCCCTGGCCCGGCAGATGGAGGTGAGCGTCTCCACGGTCCTGGAGGCCTACGGCTACCTGGAGGACCAGGGGGTCATCGAGGCCCGCCCCCAGTCGGGGTACTACGTGAAGGCGCGGATCCCGTCCCCCCCCGACGCCCCCCGGATCTCGCGCCAGATGCTGAGCCCCACCACGGTGTCGAGCCGCGACATTTCCCTGATGGTGATGCGGGATTCGATCATCCTGAACCGGATTCCCCTCGGGGCGGCGATCCCCAACCCCGATCTCCTCCCCGGCGAGAAGCTGAGCCGGATGCTTTCTGCGGAGGCGCGCCGACACCGGGCCGAGAGCCTCAACTACGATTTTCCCCCCGGCTGCGCCCCGCTGCGGACCCAGATCGCCCGGCGGATGCTCTCCGCCGGCTGCACCCTCAATCCGGGAGAGATCGTCACCACCGCCGGCTGCGTGGAGGCGGTGAACCTGGCGCTGCGGGCCATCTGCCGTCCCGGCGACATCGTGGCGGTGGAAACTCCCTGTTACTACAACTTCCTCCAGGCCATCGAGGCGATGGGGCTGCGTGCCCTGGAGATCCCGAGCCATCCGGTCCACGGCATGAGCCTCGACGCCCTGCGCTATGCCATCGAGCACCATCCGGTCCGGGCCTGCCTCGCGGTCACCAATTTCAGCAACCCACTGGGATGTCTCATGCCCGACGACCACAAGCGGGAACTGGTGGAGATCCTCGCCGCCCGCACCATCCCCCTCATCGAGGACGACATCGCCGGCGACCTGAGCTTTTCCCAGCACCGCCCCTCCGTGGCGAAGAACTACGACCGCAAAGGGCTGGTGCTCCTCTGTTCCTCCTTCTCCAAGACGCTGGCGCCGGGGTACCGGGTGGGGTGGATCGCGCCGGGGCGGTTCCAGGAGGAGGTGGAGCGGCAGAAGGTGCTGGCGAATATCTCCACCCCCATGCCGACCCAGCTCGCCATTGCCGAGTTCCTGGCCAACGGTGGCTACGACCACCACCTGCGCACCGTCCGGCGGGTCTATGCCCGGCAGATATCCCTCATGGCCGATGCCGTGGGGCGCTTCTTCCCCGCCGGAACCCGGGTCTCCAGCCCGGCGGGGGGGTACGTCCTCTGGCTCGAATGCCCCGAGAGCGTGGACGTGATGAAGCTCTACGAGCTGGCCATCGACGCGGGGATCACCATCTGTCCGGGACCGATCTTCTCCGCCCGGAAAAAGTACGGTAACTGCATCCGGCTGAACGCCGCCTTCTGGTCGCCCCGGGTGGAGCAGGCGGTGGAGACCCTGGGCGGGTTCGCGGCGGAGATGTGCCGCCCCTGAACAGAAGCCGTATACCGCCGCCGTAAAATTCCCCCTTGACTTTATAGACGACCAGTCTAATAATTCCTCTCATGGACAAGAACGAAACACGCGCCACCATCATCCGCATCGGCACCGACCTCATCTCGCGCCAGGGATTCAACGCCACCGGCATCGACGCGGTGCTGAAGGAGGCGGGGGTCCCGAAGGGCTCCTTCTACTACTATTTCAGGAGCAAGGAGGAGTTCGGCCTGGCGGTGATCGACCACTTTGCCGAGCGCTATGACCAGCGGCTCGACACCTTCCTGAACGACGACGAGGTGAAACCGCTGAACCGCATCCGCAACCTGCTGGACGGCGGGCTGACGCGGATGGAGCAGAACCAGTGCAGCAAGGGGTGTCTCATCGGCAACCTGGGGCAGGAGCTGGCCGACCAGAACGAGCGCTTCCGGGCGCGGCTGGAGGAGATCTTCGGCTCGTGGAAGGAGCGCTACGCCGTCTGCCTGCGGGAGGCCCAGAAGGCGGGGGAACTGGCGCCAGAGCTCGATGCCGGGGTGGTGGCGGGCTTCATCCTCTCGGGACTGGAGGGGGCGATCCTGCGGGCCAAGGTGATGAAGTCGCCCCAGCCACTGCGGGATTTCATCGAAACCCTCTTTGCGACGGTGCTCCAGAAGCGGTAAAAATTTTTTTGGCCGGTGACTAGACGACCGGTCTAATTCGTGAACAGGGGAGGGGATTGTATGGAAACGGCATCGACATTCAAGGCGCTGGTGGTGGAGAAGACCCCCGAGAAGGAGTTCGTGCGGGAGATCCGGGAGCGGAGCATCGACGACCTGCCCGCCGGCGACCTGGTGGTGCGGGTCCACTACTCCTCCCTCAACTACAAGGATGCCCTCTCGGCCACGGGACACCCCGGGGTGACGCGGCAGTTCCCCCACACCCCCGGCATCGACGCGGCGGGGGAGGTGGTCTCCTGCGAGAGTGGCGCCTTCGCCCCGGGCGACAAGGTTATCGTCACCGGCTACGACCTGGGGATGGAGACCGACGGCGGCTGGGGGCAGTATATCCGCATCCCGGCGGAGTGGGCGGTGCGGCTTCCGGAGGGGCTCTCCCTGCGGGAGGGGATGGCGCTCGGCACCGCCGGCTTCACGGCGGCCCTGTCGGTGCTGAAGCTGGAGCGGGCCGGAGTGGCCCCCGATGCCGGCGAGATCCTCGTCACCGGCGCCACCGGCGGGGTGGGGAGCATCGCCGTCGCCATCCTCGCCGCCGCCGGGTACACGGTTGTAGCCTCCACTGGGAAGGAGGCCGACGAGGAGTATCTCCGGGATCTCGGCGCCGCCCGGGTCGTCAGCCGCGACGAGGTGACCGCCGGGGCCGAGAAGGCGCTCCTGGCCGAGCGGTGGGCCGGCGCGGTGGATGTGGTCGGCGGCCAGACCCTGGCGGCGGTTCTGAAAAGCACGAAGTACGGCGGCACGGTCACCTGCTGCGGGCTCGTGGGCTCGCCGGAGCTGCCGGTGAACGTCTATCCGTTCATCCTGCGGGGGGTAAGCCTGCTGGGGATCGATTCGGTACAGTGCCCGCGCGACATCCGGGAAGCGGTCTGGCAGCGGCTGGCTGCGGGGTGGAAGCCGGACCGCCTCGACGAGATGGTGACCGAGTGCACCCTGCCGGGGCTCGAAGTCATGATCCAGACCATCCTCCACGGGGGGATCACGGGACGGGTCGTGGTCAACCTGCGGGAGAGCTGAGACGTTCACCTCCCTGCACCATCAAAGATACCGAAGGAGGAAGATGATGAAGATTGTCACCCTGTTGGGGAGTCCGCGCCTGAAGAACAGCGCCACCATAGCGAACCGTTTCACCGAGACCGCCGCAGCGCTCGGCGCCGAGACCCGCACCTTCGAGCTGAACCGGCTCACTTACCGCGGCTGCCAGGGATGCTATGCCTGCAAGAAGGGAGATGAGCAGTGCGTGCTGACGGATGACCTGACGGAAGTCCTGGCCGCGGTGCAGGAGGCGGACGCGGTGGTGCTCGCCTCGCCGGTCTACTACGGCGACGTCACCGCCCAGCTCAAGGGATTCATCGACCGCTGCTACTCGTACCTGAAGCCCGATTACCTCACCAACCCGCAGCCGAGCCGGCTTTCACCCAAGAAGCTCGTCTTCGTGCAGACCCAGGGCAACCCGGACGAGTCGCTCTTTGCCGACATCTTCCCCCGCTACGACGGCTTCCTGAAATGGATGGGGTTCACCGATTCCCGCCTGATCCGCGCCTGCGGCGTCGGACCGGTGACCGTCGATGCGGTCCCCGAACAGGTCCTGAAACAGGCCGAGGACGCGGCCCGGGCCATCGTGGGGTGAATTCCCCCGTGGGGGGAACGAGATGACTGCCGCGCCGCTGGCCGGATTCGCACCGGGTTTGGCGCGGCCAATTCAGATTGAGGAGAAATGCCATGAAGCAATCCATGGGGGCCAAGACCCTGCTCTTCCCGACCCCGGTCCTGCTGGTGGGAACCTATGACCGCGAGGGGAAACCGAACCTGATGAACGCCGCCTGGGGGGGCATCTGCTGCTCCCAGCCGCCCTGCATCGCCGTCTCCCTGCGCAAGGCGACCTACTCCTACGCTGCCATCGTGGAGCGGGGGGCCTTCACGGTCGGGATCCCGTCGGAAGCCCTGATGGCGGAGGCCGATTACGTCGGCATCGCCTCGGGGCGCGACGGCAACAAGTTTGAGGTCACCGGACTCACCCCGGTGAGGAGCGAGCTGGTGGACGCCCCCTACGCGGCGGAGTTCCCCTTCGTTCTGGAGTGCCGCCTGCTCCATACCCTGGAGATCGGGCTCCACACCCAGTTCGTCGGCGAGATCGTCGACACGAAGGCCGATGCCGGCGTCCTCGCCGCCGACGGTCTTCCCGACATCCTGAAAATCAGGCCGCTGGTCTTCGATACCGCCCACCGCGGCTACCACGGCGTCGGGCCGCTCCTGGGCCAGGCCTTCTCGGTGGGGAAAAAGCCATGAATCTCGTCAGCATCGACCGCGACGCCTGCCGCCGCGACGGTATCTGCAGTACGGTCTGTCCCGTCGACCTGTTCGTGACAGGCCCCGACGGAATCCCCGTCTTCCGCGCGGCGGGGAACAAGCGCTGCATGGAGTGCGGGCACTGCGTCGCCGCCTGTCCCCATGACGCCATTGACCATCTCACCATCCCCCGGGCCGATTCCCCGGTGGTCGACGCCGGCCTGGCGCTCCCTGCCGCGGCGGCGGTCCAGCTCCTCAGGAGCCGGCGCTCCGTCCGGCAGTTCCGGAGCGAGCCGGTTCCCCACGAGCTGATGGCGAAGTTCGTCGACACCGCCCGCTGGGCGCCGACGGCCCGCAACCGGCAGGAGGTCCACTGGCTGGTGCTCCGGGATCCGGCCGCGGTGCGGCAGCTGGCCGGCCTCACCGTGGAGTGGCTCCGGCAGGATACGGGACTCGGCAGCCAGTACGCCGGTTTCGTCAGCGCCTGGGAGGAGGGGGAGGACCGGGTGCTGCGCGGCGCCCCGCACCTGGTGGTGGCCCACGGCCCTGCCGACGGGCACGGGAGCACCGTTGACTGCACCATCGCCCTGAACTACTTCGAGCTGGCTGCGGTGGCCCACGGGGTCGGCACCTGCTGGGCGGGGTTCCTGACGCGGGCGGCGGCCGACTACGCCCCGCTCCAGGAGGTCCTGGCGCTCCCCGAGGGGCACCGGGCCTTCGGCGCCCTCATGTTCGGCTATCCGAAGTACTGCTACCACCGCATCCCGCAGCGCCGGGAAGCGCGGGTGGAGTGGCGCTGACCATGACCGATTCCCCCGGCGCCGGCAGGCGCGATGCCGGCAAACTCCTGCTGCTCGCCTGCGTCATCAGCTTTGTCTGCTTCTTCGGCTCCTACATGCGGATCCCGATCGTCCCCCTCTTCGCCACGGCGCTGGGGGCCGATTCGGTGCAGGTGGGGCTCATCAACAGCGCCTTCATGCTGATGGCCGGCGCGCTCTCCATCCCGTCGGGGCTCATCTCCGACCGCCTGGGGCGGCGGCTGCCGCTGCTGGGGGGGCTGCTCCTCCTGGCGGGGTCATCCTTTCTCCTCTACTGGAGCCGCACCCCGCTACAGATGGCGGGGATCTATCTCCTCTTCGGCATCGGGCTGTCGGCCTTCTCGCCGACCCTCATGTCGTACGTGGCCGACGTCACCCCGCCGGAGGTGTTGGGACAGGCCTACGGCTGGTACACCATGGCGGTGTATGGCGGCATGACCGTCGGCCCGGCCGCCGGCGGCTTCCTCGGGACGGCGCTGGGGCTCCGGCCGGTCTTCCTCGTGTCGGGAGGGCTGATCCTGGCCATGTTCCTCGTGGCCTTCGTCTTTCTCCCCATGCCGCCTCCCCACGCCGCCGGCGCCCCCCACCGCCCCGCCATCCTGCCGACGCTGAAGGGGCTCATGGGGAACCGCCCGCTCCTCGCCTGTCTCGTCGCCACGCTCGGCACCTGCTTCGGCTTCGGGATGTTCGTCACCTTCATGCCGCTCTACATCCGGAGCCAGGGGATGCACTCGGGGCACGTCGGGTTCGTCTTCGCGGCCCAGTCCCTGGCCAACGCCCTTTCGCGCCTCCCCTCGGGGAAGCTGAGCGACCGGGTTGCCGACCGCAGCCGCCTTGTGACGGCCGGGCTTGCCGTCTTCGCCCTGGCGCTCGCCTCCTTCGGCCTCTGCCGCTCCGTGGTGCCGCTCATGGGGGGAGCGGCGGCGATGGGGATGAGCATGGGGATCGCCTTCACCGCCGTCTGTGCGCTGATCGCCGACGTGGTGCCGCGGAATCTGCGGGGGCTCGCCATGGGGTGTTACAATACCTGCGTCTATATCGGGATGATGCTCTGCGCCGCCGGCATGGGAGCGGTCATCCGGCAGGCCGGCTACCAGACCGGCTTTTTCCTGAGCGGTGCGGTGGGCGCGGCAACGCTTCTTCTCTTCGTCGCCCTCTACCGGCGTCCGACGTCGGCAGCGGGGTAAGGAGGTCACCATGGTCGGGATGATTTCGGCAGAGATCAGGCGCTTCGTGGGGGAGTCCCTCGACAACCGGTTTCCCGACAGCGGCGAACCGTACTTCGACGAGCCCCTCGTGGGGTTTGCCGCGGCGGACGACCCACTCTTCGCGGAGTATAAGCGGATCATCGGCGATTTCCATCGGGCTCCGGGGGAGATCCTGGACGGCGCGGCCACGGTGATCTGCTGGGTCCTCCCCGTGACCCGCGCCACCCGCGAGAGCAACCGGAAGGAGAGCCTGTGGCCCTCACGGCAGTGGGCCCTTACCCGCAACAACGGCGAGGGTTTCAACAGCGCCCTCCGCCGCCACCTGGCCGCCTGGCTCCAGGAGCGCGGCCACCGGGCCGTGGCGCCGCAACTGGCCGAGGGGTGGCGGCAGCTGGACGCCCCCGCCGTCGGGGTCGCCTCCACCTGGTCCGAGCGTCACGCCGCCTATGCCGCCGGGCTCGGGACCTTCAGCCTGAACGACGCCCTCATCACCCCGCGGGGAATCGCCCATCGCCTCGGGAGCGTCATTACCGATCTCCCCTTGCCACCGACGCCGCGCACCTCCCCCGACCATCGGCACAACTGCCTCTGGTACCGCGAGGGGAGCTGCGGGGCCTGTATCGGCCGCTGCCCCGCCGGCGCCCTCTCGCGGCAGGGACACGACAAGGCGAGGTGCCGCGACTACGTCTACGGCGCGGTCCCTGCCGCGGTGGGGGAGCGCTACGGCGTCGCCCAGACCGGCTGCGGCCTCTGCCAGACCCGGGTTCCGTGCGAGACGCAGGTGCCGGCGGGAAGAGGGCGCGCAACCCCTTAACGAAAATTAACTGGACGGGTCGTGGGGAAATCGATAACATCGGAATGAACATTCATTCCGATGTTGGTCAGAGGTGACCCATGGCGAAGCAAGACAAGCGTGACGAGATCGTCCGCGCCGCCCTCGAGCTCATTGCCGAGCACGGCTTCCACGGGGCCCCCATGGCGTTGATCGCCGAGCGGGCCGGAGTGGGGGCCGGAACGATTTATCGCTACTTCGAGAACAAAGACGTCCTCATCAGCGAGCTCTACCGGGAGCTGGAAGAGCGGATCTTCCCCCTCCTCATGGTTGGCTACGCGCCGGAAAAGCCGATCCGGGAGCGGTTCCTTCATCTCGGGACCGGGCTGCTGCGCTACTTCATCGAGAATCCCCTCGATTTTCGCTATCTCGAACAGTTCCACAACTCCCCGTACGGCGTGGCGCACCGCCGGGACAAGCTCCTGGGGGAAAATGGGGGGCGTGACGTGTTCCGCGAGCTTTTCGAGGAGGGGGTCGCCCAGCAGGTGATGAAGGAGTTGCCCCTGGTCATCCTCTTCGCCCTTGCCTTCGGGCCGCTCCTCTCCGTGGCGCGGGACCATGTCCTCGGCTTCGTCGTGCTGGATGACCCCCTCCTTGCCCGGACCATCGAGGCGTGCTGGGACGGGGTCCGAAGGTAGGGTGGCTGTCCGCCGTGGAGTGTATCGCCCGTCTGTCGCGAATGAACGTTCATTCTGATAGTTGGGGCGGCACAGGGAGGGGAGACCCTCCGGGGTGACGCTGATGACTATTTTTATCGGATTCACCATGGCGGTCTGGGCCCTGACGGCCCTGGTCGCCTTTGTGAGGAAAGACAAGTAACCGGTCGCTTCGACCGGCAATTTCTGCAGATGATAGAGGTGTCTATGGAAACCACGTATAAAGCCAGGCTGGTCGCCGTTGCGGGCGTTCTGGCGACAGCCATGATGATGACCGGATGCGGGAACAAGACCGCCGCAGGGCCGCCGCAGGCGGGTCCCCCCGAGGTGGGGGTGGTGGAGATCGCCCCCCAGCGCGTGGCGCTGACCACGGAACTGCCGGGGCGGAC contains:
- a CDS encoding DUF2252 family protein, which codes for MTIDEATRDYEAWVAGFTPLVADDVALKHRRMAEDPFQFLRATFYRWVQRWPEVCPDLARALAVLAVADLHVENFGTWRDAEGRLVWGVNDFDEVCPLSYAADLVRLAASALLAGEGKGIDISPKDACRAILDGYAAGMAGGEPYVLAERHQWLRETAFGELRDPVRFWEKMDNLPAWQGTVPPEARRLLEKALPTATADVRISHRVAGLGSLGRHRFVAVGTWSGGRVAREVKVLVPSACVWAAGGDGAATVRYDEILAAALRVPDPFVALHSRWLVRRLAPDCSRIELASLSHKRDEKRLLRAMGFETANIHLGSPAAVKKVREDLEKRPEGWLHEAAEAMAGAVTADWKEWRRGNDTAKK
- the rarD gene encoding EamA family transporter RarD, giving the protein MSEIALPTAAPSPKEATMPHAADTAAREARLGVTYALAAYLVWGFFPIYFKALAGVAPLEVLAHRIVWSVMTLALMLTAARRWEGVRAVFAQPKTLLTLCATTLLIAVNWLVFIYAVGAGKVLQSSLGYFINPLVSALLGVVFLRERLRAKQKLSFLLAAAGVAFLTVQHGELPWISLALALSFGLYGLLRKQAPVDSLSGLTVETLLLFPVALAYLLWLAHQGTSAFVAGPTRLTVLLACAGVLTSTPLIWFAAATKRLRLATVGLMQYLVPTLHFLLAVFAYGEPFTRAHLVSFACIWAGLVLYTIDAAKLLFSASRPE
- a CDS encoding DUF2917 domain-containing protein, which translates into the protein MEIRLPKNETVRIEGDPRGLVLCCREGIVWLTQEGDDRDRFLKPGEMFGFTQGGAAVIEGYRDALVTIVRGAHPARRREPAHDPAGIEAGIRLVYHGADR
- a CDS encoding nitroreductase family protein; the protein is MNLVSIDRDACRRDGICSTVCPVDLFVTGPDGIPVFRAAGNKRCMECGHCVAACPHDAIDHLTIPRADSPVVDAGLALPAAAAVQLLRSRRSVRQFRSEPVPHELMAKFVDTARWAPTARNRQEVHWLVLRDPAAVRQLAGLTVEWLRQDTGLGSQYAGFVSAWEEGEDRVLRGAPHLVVAHGPADGHGSTVDCTIALNYFELAAVAHGVGTCWAGFLTRAAADYAPLQEVLALPEGHRAFGALMFGYPKYCYHRIPQRREARVEWR
- a CDS encoding aminotransferase-like domain-containing protein, producing MARNAEAVTKGGRSTLYEQVAGRIAGLIEQGAFTPGSRIPSVRALARQMEVSVSTVLEAYGYLEDQGVIEARPQSGYYVKARIPSPPDAPRISRQMLSPTTVSSRDISLMVMRDSIILNRIPLGAAIPNPDLLPGEKLSRMLSAEARRHRAESLNYDFPPGCAPLRTQIARRMLSAGCTLNPGEIVTTAGCVEAVNLALRAICRPGDIVAVETPCYYNFLQAIEAMGLRALEIPSHPVHGMSLDALRYAIEHHPVRACLAVTNFSNPLGCLMPDDHKRELVEILAARTIPLIEDDIAGDLSFSQHRPSVAKNYDRKGLVLLCSSFSKTLAPGYRVGWIAPGRFQEEVERQKVLANISTPMPTQLAIAEFLANGGYDHHLRTVRRVYARQISLMADAVGRFFPAGTRVSSPAGGYVLWLECPESVDVMKLYELAIDAGITICPGPIFSARKKYGNCIRLNAAFWSPRVEQAVETLGGFAAEMCRP
- a CDS encoding YhdH/YhfP family quinone oxidoreductase, giving the protein METASTFKALVVEKTPEKEFVREIRERSIDDLPAGDLVVRVHYSSLNYKDALSATGHPGVTRQFPHTPGIDAAGEVVSCESGAFAPGDKVIVTGYDLGMETDGGWGQYIRIPAEWAVRLPEGLSLREGMALGTAGFTAALSVLKLERAGVAPDAGEILVTGATGGVGSIAVAILAAAGYTVVASTGKEADEEYLRDLGAARVVSRDEVTAGAEKALLAERWAGAVDVVGGQTLAAVLKSTKYGGTVTCCGLVGSPELPVNVYPFILRGVSLLGIDSVQCPRDIREAVWQRLAAGWKPDRLDEMVTECTLPGLEVMIQTILHGGITGRVVVNLRES
- a CDS encoding outer membrane protein, whose protein sequence is MNKFIIAIAAIALCAIPAVSGAAPPRPGAYVSGFLGVSAPLDTDVTSINNTSGSVFNDRVEFDPSINVGGTGGYDFGLIRLEGEISYKHAEIKSITDDTGFRFRGVDGNLGALAVMGNAFFDLHNATPVTPYWGGGIGFAVLHLSDTYGNDAVGRLLLYPSDDATVFAYQAGGGLEIAINRQFSLDLGYRYFGTAKATFDSDPLTTTKLKYESHNGMVGFRVKF
- a CDS encoding flavodoxin family protein, which gives rise to MKIVTLLGSPRLKNSATIANRFTETAAALGAETRTFELNRLTYRGCQGCYACKKGDEQCVLTDDLTEVLAAVQEADAVVLASPVYYGDVTAQLKGFIDRCYSYLKPDYLTNPQPSRLSPKKLVFVQTQGNPDESLFADIFPRYDGFLKWMGFTDSRLIRACGVGPVTVDAVPEQVLKQAEDAARAIVG
- a CDS encoding flavin reductase family protein translates to MKQSMGAKTLLFPTPVLLVGTYDREGKPNLMNAAWGGICCSQPPCIAVSLRKATYSYAAIVERGAFTVGIPSEALMAEADYVGIASGRDGNKFEVTGLTPVRSELVDAPYAAEFPFVLECRLLHTLEIGLHTQFVGEIVDTKADAGVLAADGLPDILKIRPLVFDTAHRGYHGVGPLLGQAFSVGKKP
- a CDS encoding TetR/AcrR family transcriptional regulator, with the translated sequence MDKNETRATIIRIGTDLISRQGFNATGIDAVLKEAGVPKGSFYYYFRSKEEFGLAVIDHFAERYDQRLDTFLNDDEVKPLNRIRNLLDGGLTRMEQNQCSKGCLIGNLGQELADQNERFRARLEEIFGSWKERYAVCLREAQKAGELAPELDAGVVAGFILSGLEGAILRAKVMKSPQPLRDFIETLFATVLQKR